The DNA region TTCTTTTCATTAATTGGCAATAAATTGTTGTTTTTGTATGCTACTCAGGTCAGCACTAGAGAAAAAGAAGGCAGAAGAGAAAAAAGAATTTAGAGCTATTGATCATGAGGCACATATTTCTTCAGACAACAAGACAATTGGTTTTGGTACCAAGGTATAATGGTTCTTTTCTATCACATGAAAGAGTTATCTATGTATAAGAACTGTATAGATATATAACTATCATGATACAGGTTGGAATAGGTGTAGTTGTTGTTGTGTTTGGTATGGTTTTACATCAATATCCATCCTCTTGACGCACGTCCTCTTTTGGAAGCAATGatacctacaacaacaataaaaaGACTACACAcagagaaaaagaagaagaaaatttgTACTGATTTAGCTCAGAATGAAGAGTAGAAAGCAGAGGAGTAGAAGAGACTTGTGAGGAAAAAGTGATTTGAAAAATCACTATTTATAGGCCAACTATCTGTTGCTCATCGCGCGTATTATACCTGCATCAAACTAAATTGCAAAAATTGATTAAACTTAATAAGATTTACATGATTAATTATACCACTATATTTACACAAAATTTGAGGGATTAACTTGCAAATCCAATTAAATAAGTTAATAAGTGCCACTAATTTATACAAATAATCAACATAATTTGGCCTTTATCGTTGGTCATGCCCCGACATGGGCATTGTAAAACCTGTGGCGAAAGGCCTATATTCTGTCGCCATAAATGGTCTAGGAGTCACTAGGTGACTCTGAGTTATTGAATGGGGGAAATTGTATCTTCTTGCACAGTTGTTAGCGTAAATGTCATCGACGGTATGTCAATCGTGCTAGCAATCGAAGGGATTGACTCAGTCGGCGTCGAAGTGACTGTGCCTACCTCAGTGCTATTAGAAGGTTGTTCTCCATTGTTGTTTCTGAGAATAGACATTCTTCTTATGTCTTCCTCGTGGGTTTCCTAATTCTCTCTTAGTTATCCTACCACTCCTCAATCTCATGTACACACAAAATTAGTCAATGAATGAAGAACTTAACAAAATGACAGTTTGCAAACGAAACTTAAAACTTCACACAAAAAAGTGTCTTGtcgggtgtgccaatttgtttatTGGTGAATTTGGTAAATAAAAAAAGTTTCTATTAATACTTAAAGGATAAAACTCGAAAATATCCTGGAACATATTTGTGTGAATTATAGTTTTTGAACATGTTATAGTCGAAATCGAAGAGCAATGTTTGAAAGATAATGATCCAAGCTTAAGTGAAATCGAAATGTAAAAGCTTTAAAAATAATGTGACTGAAATCGAAATGCAAATATTTAAAGGTAAAATGATATAAAATAACTTAAGTGCAGTAATAACTTGAATGTAAAATGCTTTGAATTCATAAAAGTGGAACACATACGTACATGTGTCTTCACTCGTTTCTCAATACGCAGATACTTTAGGTTTGCAGGATTATTAGTACAATTGCAAACCTCTATAACATAAGCAAAAGTCTCCTTATAGACTAGCCTAAAATTAACTACCCACAACGGTCGACTAGACACATTGTGCCACGTCTCATCCCCATGCAGTTATTATCTTCGACGAACTTCCACGAGTCTCTAAATAACCACCTACTCTTATCCACATCTGGTTCATTTAACTGATCAAAATAATCAACCCAAATATTGAAAATTTCAATAAGTCCATATTTCACATGTTCCCTTGGTCTTTGGCTAGCGTTCGACTGGGAATTGTTAAGTTACCCTTCTATAAACCAAACTCATCGATTCAATCTTATGGTCTCAATCGACCACGTTCGACTTCACCTCACTATGATAGGCCTTTGTGTCTTTCTTACCATTAATATCCATGTCAAAAATTCAAGGTAACAGGAATACAAGGTAGTTGACAGGTGGTTGCTCGTTGCGTACGGTAATTTACTGTTACTTATATTTTCATAACTCTTTTACTACACGTGTTACTAACATTTTATCTGAACCATTTTCAGGGATGTATGATCTCTCACTTTCCTTGCATTTTTTACTGGCAATCTTGCCTGACGACACTGAGGATTGGCCACGTGCTTGCGCCTCTCAGGGGGGAATCATGTGATTGAACCCTTCCGGGTGTATCTTGATCGTCATGTAGCATATAACATTTCCTTCTACCCATACGGAGGTGACAGGGAGAAGCTTCAGATGGACTTCATTTTGTTATACTTCGGATGGCTAACTTGTGGGTCAAGTTTGATGTATGTGTATCTGCCCGAGCGAGTGATGCGCCAGTTTGGATAGTTACATGTTATTCCGAGACACACCTCCCACCGTCTGCCGCAAAGATATTGATACCATACTTTAAGATCTTGATATTCATGTGGTACCAAAGGAAAATCATAGGATGTCAGCTCATGTACAATGGGCTTATTCAAAAGGCTACATCACATGGTTCTATAAGGTGTTACATCCTATCATGACACCAGACGCTTCTGGAAGACCACATAGGTCATCTAATCAGGAGATACTAGAGGTTAGAAATGACCACACCCAAGACGGTATGTCAGCGTATTGTGGATATGGCAAGATCGCACATAAAGGCTGGACTTTTTAGGCAAGAAGTCCCTAGTTGGCCCTTGTAGACAATATTATGGTCGAGGCACGAAAAGCCTTGCAGTACGGGCGGAAGAGAAACCGGGGGGTTATACATATCTAGAAGTTTATGTTTGTTTGtattattttttgtattttcgaAATAAACTATGTATGATCGATACattttgaatttaatttaattagCATATGAGTTTTTTCATCCATATATGATGTGTTTGAATCAATTTATGACACTCTTAAATGACCAATAAATAGTCTAAAATGACGTAAAATATAAGTTGGTCTAAAAAATGTCAAAGTTAGGACAATGTTACTGCCTAGAGTGTATTTAGGGGATTTTCGGATATGCATCTCTGAAATATCTCATTTCATGGGCAATAGACACGCTTCCAATATTTTAAAATGACTTCGGGAGttttacggagatgcatctctggattCATCCCATAAATTttacagagatgcatcttcggatcAGATTTTGACAAAAATGGAGTGTGTGGCTGAATTATGAGAGTTAGTGGGATTTTAGGTGCGTCTGAAGATGCATCTTCGCATtagattttgaaaaaaataatgTGTTGATGAATTACGAAGGTTGGTGTGATTTTAGATGTGTCTGCGTCTCCAAACATCAATAGAAGCATTTTTTTGATTTTCAGAAGTGTGAGGCTATTGGGGTGGGATAAGTATTTCCCAATTTATCTAGATAATCTCAAGATGAAGGCCCAAACCACCCGAAGGCCCATAACTTCAACCCAGATTTAAGGCCCATCATCAATCGAATATGTTCAATGTATGAGTTAGTTTTAAATGCGTTGCAACATAACACTACTACTTTTCAATCCATCCCAAGATGGCAACTCTACACCACTTCATGGCTTGATTACCATATCAGATAACACATGATTTATCTATTTTCTCTGTAAATCTAAACCTTCATATTCATAGATGTTGATGCATTCAGTATAACCCCACACACAAAAACTAAATCTAGATATACAACTATTTTATAGGTAGTAACTGATTAACACTTGATGTGTCCTGAGACAAACAGAAGATTTCATATGAATATGATATCATGATATATTACAGTGACTCTTCAACTACTAGGTGATAACATACTTCAGTCCCAGCCATAACTTTTTTGTTATAAAACACATAGCTCATTTGCACATTTACACATTCTCAAACTGTGTTAACACATTATAGAACTTGtgattttttgaacttcaacttCAGGCATGGAACTTGATAATGGTAAACAGCATCAAAGCGGAAAATTTCGAGCGCTGAAGTTGGTAGCATTTGTTGCTCTATGCTTCATTCTAATCTCTCCTGCTGGTAAACTCTTTTTCATTTACATGCAAAACATAGGAAACTTGCTCATATCATATGGTTTTAACTTTGTTTTATTTTGTGCTTACAGAGGCGTTTGATCCATTGGATCCAACCGGGAATGTGACAATAAGATGGGATATAATGTCTTGGACATCAGATGGTTATATGGTAAGTCACTTCGACAAATCTCAATTATCTCGAGAGATTAGTCTCTGCAATTACGCGAGCAGAAATATTCATCTAAGCCATGCTCTAGCTATGGTCGAACTAATCAAAATACTATGATGCGAAACTCTTGCAGGCAACCGTGACATTATTTAACTTTCAACTATACCGAAACATTATGAACCCGGGATGGACATTAGGATGGACATGGGCGAAGAAAGAAATCATATGGGCTATGATGGGAGCACAAGCTACAGAACAAGGAGACTGTGCAAAGTTCAAGATAAAGATTCCTCATAGTTGCAAAAGAAGTCCTCAAGTTGTTGATTTATTGCCCGGTGCTTCTTTCAATATGCAATACACAAACTGTTGCAAAGGTGGTGTGTTAACATCTTGGGGGCAGGACCCTTCTGGTGCAGTCGCAGCATTTCAGATGGGTGTAGGACTCTCGGGAAGGTCTAATAAGACGGTTAAACTACCTACGGATTTTAAATTGCGTGGACCGGGGCCGGGATATTCGTGTGGTCCTGCTAAGAGAGTTCCTTCAACTGTTATTCTTACCGATGATCGTAGAAGAAAAGCTCAGGCTTTGAGTATGTATACTAATTACTTCCCTTTATTAAACTTACCACTGCATATTATGTAGCAAACAGCGATCTTTGATATTGTGGAGAATCATGGTAAAACTCGCATTATGCAGCCTCAGTCTCAACTGTATTGCAGTTGCAACATCAAAGATTGCGAGCGCGAAGGGATTGTCACTTATTAGTATTCTTTATCAACTTATTCACATTTTGTTTCTATGCAGTGTCCTGGAATGTGACATGCACTTATTCACAATTTCTTGCCTACAAGAACCCAAGTTGTTGTGTTTCTTTATCAACTTTCTACAATGACCAAGTCACAGCTTGCCCTACCTGTGCTTGTGGTTGTCAGAACAACGCTACTTGCGTCACGTAAGCCGCTTTTCTACTTTCACATTATCAGTAAGGTTTTAAATTGCAGTCGAGGTTGCATCACGGTCCATAATACCGAGGAAAACACATTCAGATATGACTGATTAGTAATTTGGTATAGCCTCAATTGCAGTTACAGAAACATCAAAATTTTGATGTTGCAACAACTTTGATGTTGCAACCTAGATTAAGGTTTGATGCTGCAAACCTTTAATATTGGTTTGCTATTCATCAAACCTTAATATTGTCTGCAACTGCAATTTAGAGCTATGGTCTTAATTCATCGTGATCGTGTCTTAATTCTTAATATTTGAAATGCAGGAAAGAATCGAAGATCCTGAAAGAAGTTGATGGGAATAATAAGACTAGGAAGAGTGATATCACACCAAAACCATTGTTACAATGCACGCGACACCTTTGTCCTATTCGTGTTCATTGGCATATAAAAGACAACTATAAGGACTATTGGCGTGTGAAGATTGCAATCATCAACTTCAACTATCGATTGAACTATACACAATGGGGTCTTGTTGTGCAACACCCTAATCTCAACAATGTTACACAAGTTTATAGCTTTGAATACATGCCACTTCTTCCTTATCAAGCCATAAGTAAGTTCTCTGAAAAAAAATTCTAGTACATTAAAGTTTCATTGAAGAAAACCATTTTTGACTTTGTGCAAGATTGAATTGTGTATGCAGATGATACAGGAATGTTCTATGGTTTGAAATACTATAATGATCTATTAATGGAAGCTGGTGCTAAAGGAAATGTACAATCTGAGGTACTTATGAAAAAGGACAAGAACACATTTACATTACAACAAGGATGGGCATTTCCTAGAAGAGTATACTTCAATGGTGATGAATGTATGCTGCCACCACCAGATTCATACCCTTTCCTGCCAAATTCTGCTAATAGGCTACCAGTTATATCCATAACAGTCTATGTCATTTTTGCATCATTTTTCATGTAGTTCTGGCTCTTTTGTGATGTACAAAGGAGGCAAGTTAGTTTATGAAGTGTTTGATTTGATTGGAAATATGCAACATGGAATTTCTTGTCACTGCTAAGAGTTTCACATCGAAACATGTACTTAAAAATAAGGACAATCCTCCCCCTACAAGTCTAGGAACGAGCTTCATTTGAACAACAAATAGATTGGATATTCTCTAGGAAAAAATAATCATACAAGCAAGTAACTTAAAATAGTTATACAATACAAATGATACAAAAATATGTTACATAAATGAAGGTAAAAAAAACCAAcacttaaaataaataaaaggaaAGAATTCTTGTGGCAACTATTCATCCACCTGCATCTCTTTTTATTGCTTCAATGGCAGCTTCTTGTGCATTTTCCACAATGGAGTTGACATCGATCGTCTTTAATAATTTGATGCAGAATGGAATTGTATATGGCGGAGCCTTTATGTCTCCATAGAGAAAAACTCTCTATGATCAACTCAATAAGATTAACAAAGAAGCTAAAGTGGCTATGAGTGTAGTAAGTAAAGAGAAAACTAGTTTTGAAGATGCATTTGGTGACCAAGGATAAGCATCTGGAGGAGGCATAACACAATTATCACCGTTGAAATAAATTCTTCGAGGAAAGGCCCATCCCTTATCGAATGTGAATGTTGATTTGTCCTTTCTGAATAAGATTT from Lathyrus oleraceus cultivar Zhongwan6 chromosome 1, CAAS_Psat_ZW6_1.0, whole genome shotgun sequence includes:
- the LOC127134156 gene encoding COBRA-like protein 4; the protein is MELDNGKQHQSGKFRALKLVAFVALCFILISPAEAFDPLDPTGNVTIRWDIMSWTSDGYMATVTLFNFQLYRNIMNPGWTLGWTWAKKEIIWAMMGAQATEQGDCAKFKIKIPHSCKRSPQVVDLLPGASFNMQYTNCCKGGVLTSWGQDPSGAVAAFQMGVGLSGRSNKTVKLPTDFKLRGPGPGYSCGPAKRVPSTVILTDDRRRKAQALMSWNVTCTYSQFLAYKNPSCCVSLSTFYNDQVTACPTCACGCQNNATCVTKESKILKEVDGNNKTRKSDITPKPLLQCTRHLCPIRVHWHIKDNYKDYWRVKIAIINFNYRLNYTQWGLVVQHPNLNNVTQVYSFEYMPLLPYQAINDTGMFYGLKYYNDLLMEAGAKGNVQSEVLMKKDKNTFTLQQGWAFPRRVYFNGDECMLPPPDSYPFLPNSANRLPVISITVYVIFASFFM